CTGGACGCAGAGATCACGACACGTCGTCGGCGTGCGGTCGAATGCCGCCGACAAGACGCAGTGCTCGATCGTCATGCCTTCGGGGCGGCCATACAGGAATACGTCGAAGCCGTTGCCGTCCCAGGGCGATACCAGCTGCGCGAGCTCGTCCGCCGTCAGCTCGACCGAAGCGACGATCCGTCGCGCGCCAAGCCGAAAGATTTCGGCCGCCGTGTGTGCGTTGAACGCGTTGACGGCGTAATCGGCGGTCACGTCCCGGCCCGCCCGCCCGAATTCGGAAACCAGCCCGAGGTGTCCGCTCAATAACGGCAAGCCAAGGTCCAGCCACTTCTGCACGGCGCGCCGCTCCTCGGGGCGCACGATCGTCGGTGTGCGCAAGCGAAGCGAGACGGCGCGCGCGCGGAGTCGCTCCTCGAGCGCGCGCACGCGGGCAACGGGCGGCGCCGGATGACGCAGGAACGGATCGAACACGATCTCCGTCGCTCCCGCCTCGGCTGCGGCATCGGCGTCCTCGATGCGAAACACCTGCGCGCTGAGGTGAAATGGCGCGACGGACGATTCAGTCGAGTGCGCGACGGTCGGAACCGCATTCACCGCTGCTTCGATCGTCGCGCGGCGCTCGGCATGTCTCGCCTGCTCCGCCCAGTCGCGCCGCATCATCAACTCTTCCGCGGCTTGCTGCCGCAGATGATTGAGCTCGCTCACCGGGAGAAACATTCCGGGCGTCAACGCGGTGACGTCGAGCGCACCGAGCACGAACGGCGTATCGCCGAGCCGGCCGATCTGCTCGCGGAGTGCGGCCGCGTCGAGCGGGCGTTTGCTCGCCGGCGAGAGCGTGATCTCCGTGCGAACTGTGACTGTCTCGCCGTCGGCGCTGAAGACGCCCTTGAGTGGCGTGCCGGGCGCGCCGAACAACCGTACGTCGAGACGGGACTTGCGCGCGCGAATTTCCGCGGGAAGCGAGGCGTACGTCGCGCGAGCGCGCTCGAGCAGCTTCGCGTGGGTCGATCGCACGACCCGCCAGCCCGTCGCCACGCGCGTGCGGGTGGGGATTGCTTGCCGCACCGTCGCACGCTTCGAGAGCGTGCGTACTTCGGCGACCGTGAATCCGGTGGTCGGACCGCCGACGCCTTCCGGCGCCTCGAAGCCGAGTCCATCGCCGACTTCGATCGGCGCGCTCACGTCGACGATCAGTTCGCCGCGCTCGTAACCGACGACCGAGCCCAGTACGACGCCGCGATTGTCCGGCTGCGTTCGCGTGACGTAGTGACGCCCGTCGCGGCCGCCGTACA
The DNA window shown above is from Gemmatimonadaceae bacterium and carries:
- a CDS encoding U32 family peptidase → MAHRSIPELLAPAGSLEAVRAAVANGADAVYLGASRFNARDEGAQLTMDELGEACRIAHERGKRIYLTLNILIKPTELVDALLLLGEAVDLGIDAVIVQDVGLVRLIQRVYPQLEIHGSTQMTVHDETGAAVMKDIGIERVVLARENTLEDIRAIRAAVPDLGLETFVHGALCISYSGQCFMSGMISERSANRGSCAQSCRKDYVLTDVTNGTELDRGYLISSKDLGAYEHLAAIAEAGVGCLKVEGRKKKPEYVATVTKSYREFLNHVERGEAFRPSDEEVEPLVQIFSRGFTGGMYGGRDGRHYVTRTQPDNRGVVLGSVVGYERGELIVDVSAPIEVGDGLGFEAPEGVGGPTTGFTVAEVRTLSKRATVRQAIPTRTRVATGWRVVRSTHAKLLERARATYASLPAEIRARKSRLDVRLFGAPGTPLKGVFSADGETVTVRTEITLSPASKRPLDAAALREQIGRLGDTPFVLGALDVTALTPGMFLPVSELNHLRQQAAEELMMRRDWAEQARHAERRATIEAAVNAVPTVAHSTESSVAPFHLSAQVFRIEDADAAAEAGATEIVFDPFLRHPAPPVARVRALEERLRARAVSLRLRTPTIVRPEERRAVQKWLDLGLPLLSGHLGLVSEFGRAGRDVTADYAVNAFNAHTAAEIFRLGARRIVASVELTADELAQLVSPWDGNGFDVFLYGRPEGMTIEHCVLSAAFDRTPTTCRDLCVQKHTNVELTDPAGYTFPVATDSACRNRLLHSRPVDGSEFLPKLWRLGLRGYHMVFNVAVDDVASIVRGYRGALDALAAGARPDVDAVRELFKGEFTRGHFARAV